In Eschrichtius robustus isolate mEscRob2 chromosome 11, mEscRob2.pri, whole genome shotgun sequence, the following proteins share a genomic window:
- the RAG2 gene encoding V(D)J recombination-activating protein 2, with the protein MSLQMVTVGNNIALIQPGFSLMNFDGQVFFFGQKGWPKRSCPTGVFHFDVKHNHLKLKPAVFSKDSCYLPPLRYPATCTFKGNLESENHRYIIHGGKTPNNELSDKIYIMSVVCKNNKKVTFRCTEKDLVGDVPEGRYGHSIDVVYSRGKSVGVLFGGRSYIPSAQRTTEKWNSVADCLPHVFLVDFEFGCSTSYILPELQDGLSFHVSIARNDTVYILGGHSLANNIRPANLYRIRVDLPLGSPAVNCTVMPGGISVSSAILTQISNDEFVIIGGYQLENQKRMVCNIISFEDNKMEIREMETPDWTPDIKHSKIWFGSNMGNGTIFLGIPGDNKQVVSEAFYFYMLKCAEDDVNEDQKTFTNSQTSTEDPGDSTPFEDSEEFCFSAEANSFDGDDEFDTYNEDDEEDESETGYWITCCPTCDVDINTWVPFYSTELNKPAMIYCSHGDGHWVHAQCMDLAESTLIHLSEGSNKYYCNEHVEIARALQTPKRVLPLKKPPLKSLHKKGSGKIITPAKKSFLRRLFD; encoded by the coding sequence ATGTCACTACAAATGGTAACAGTCGGTAATAACATAGCCTTAATTCAACCAGGCTTCTCATTAATGAATTTTGATGGGCAAGTTTTCTTCTTTGGCCAAAAAGGCTGGCCCAAAAGGTCCTGCCCCACTGGAGTTTTCCATTTTGATGTAAAGCATAACCATCTCAAACTGAAGCCTGCAGTTTTCTCTAAGGATTCCTGCTACCTTCCTCCTCTTCGTTATCCAGCCACTTGCACATTCAAAGGCAACTTAGAGTCTGAAAATCATCGGTACATCATCCATGGAGGGAAAACACCAAACAACGAGCTTTCAGATAAGATTTATATCATGTCTGTTGTttgcaagaacaacaaaaaagttacTTTTCGCTGCACAGAGAAAGACTTGGTAGGAGATGTTCCTGAAGGCAGGTATGGTCATTCCATTGATGTAGTGTATAGTCGTGGAAAAAGTGTGGGTGTTCTCTTTGGAGGACGGTCATACATACCTTCCGCCCAAAGAACCACAGAAAAATGGAACAGTGTAGCTGACTGCCTGCCCCATGTTTTCTTGGTGGATTTTGAATTTGGGTGCTCTACGTCATACATTCTTCCAGAACTTCAGGATGGGCTATCTTTTCACGTCTCCATTGCCAGAAATGATACCGTTTATATTTTAGGAGGCCATTCACTTGCCAATAACATCCGCCCTGCCAATCTATACAGAATAAGGGTTGATCTCCCTCTGGGTAGCCCAGCTGTGAATTGCACAGTCATGCCAGGAGGAATCTCTGTCTCCAGTGCAATCCTGACTCAAATAAGCAATGATGaatttgttatcattggtggctATCAGCTTGAAAATCAAAAAAGAATGGTCTGCAACATCATCTCTTTCGAGGACAACAAGATGGAAATTCGTGAGATGGAAACCCCAGATTGGACCCCAGATATTAAGCACAGCAAGATATGGTTTGGAAGCAACATGGGAAATGGAACTATTTTCCTCGGCATACCAGGAGACAATAAACAGGTTGTTTCAGAAGCATTCTATTTCTATATGTTGAAATGTGCTGAAGACGATGTGAATGAAGATCAGAAAACATTCACAAATAGTCAGACATCAACAGAAGACCCAGGGGACTCCACTCCCTTTGAAGACTCAGAAGAATTTTGTTTCAGTGCAGAAGCAAATAGttttgatggtgatgatgaattTGACACCTATAATGAAGATGATGAAGAAGATGAGTCTGAAACGGGCTATTGGATTACATGCTGCCCTACTTGTGATGTGGATATCAACACTTGGGTACCATTTTATTCAACTGAGCTCAACAAACCTGCCATGATTTACTGCTCTCATGGAGATGGGCATTGGGTCCATGCCCAGTGTATGGATCTGGCAGAAAGCACACTCATCCATCTGTCAGAAGGAAGCAACAAATATTATTGCAATGAGCATGTGGAGATAGCAAGAGCACTGCAAACCCCCAAAAGAGTTCTACCCTTAAAAAAGCCTCCACTGAAATCCCTCCACAAAAAGGGTTCTGGGAAAATTATTACTCCTGCCAAGAAATCCTTTCTTAGAAGGTTGTTTGATTAG